Part of the Caldisericia bacterium genome, AATCATAGGCACGGGAATAAACCTTCCCCGGATCTTTATCCAGCAACTCAACAGTCTCAGGAGAGGGAGAGGTAAAGGGATGATGTTTTGAATCCCACCTTTTCTCCTCTTCATTCCATTCAAAGAGAGGAAAGTTTGTGACCCATAAAAGTTCAAATTTTTCTTTCTCTATAAGGTTAAAGAGATTCCCAAGATACAATCTTACTTTACCAAGTAACTCCAAAAACTCATCACCTTTCCCTGCAAACAATAGAATAGTATCCCCTTCACTGGCATAATTTTTAAATCTGTTCCTTTGCTTATCACTTATAAATTTTGACAGAATTGAAGAAACTTTATCAGAAATGGAATAAGCTATCACACCGGATAATCCAATATCTTTAACCCTCTCCTCTATCTCTTTTAACTCTTTTCTTGACAGAATCTTGTCTTTTATCACAAACCCTTTGACTCTTCCACCCTCTTTTATTGCGTTTTTAAATAACTTAAAATCTGAATCTAAAAAAATATCTGTAAAATCAATTATAGGAAGTGAAAATCTCAAATCAGGCTTATCTGAACCATACTTCTCCATTGCTTCAGAATAAGATATTCTCCTTAAAGGAATCGAAATACTAATATTTAAAGTTTCTTCAAAAACTTTCTTAATCATTCTCTCAACAACATCCATAATGTCATCTTCAGAGACGAAGGACATCTCTATATCAATTTGTGTAAACTCTGGCTGTCTGTCTGCCCTTAAATCCTCGTCTCTAAAGCACTTTGCAATCTGGAAGTATCTATCTATACCTGAAATCATGAGTATCTGCTTGAAGAGCTGAGGAGATTGGGGAAGGGCATAGAATTTTCCAGGATATATGCGTGATGGAACAAGAAAATCTCGTGCTCCTTCAGGAGTGCTCTTTGTAAGTATAGGTGTTTCCACCTCCCAAAATCCCTCATTTATTAGAAAATTCCTCACAATATTTGTAACCTTTGATCTAATGTATATATTTCTCTTCATAAATTCTCTTCTTATGTCAAGGTATCTATATTTAAGTCTTAAAAGCTCATTTATTTCACTTTTTGAATCAATTTCAAAGGGAAGGGGATCTGATCTATTCAACACCTCCATCTCTTCAGCAATCACCTCCACCTCACCTGTGGGGATTTTGTCATTTATATTCTCCTTTGGTCTTTCCCTAACAGTTCCAACAACTTTAAGAACCCACTCCAAACCTATCTCTTTAACTCTTTTATGGAGAGTTTTATCCTTCTCTGGATCAAAAACTATCTGGACAAAACCACTTCTATCCCTTAATTCAATAAAGGTTAAACCGCCAAGATCTCTAATTGTTTTCACCCATCCAAAAAGAGTTAGTTTTTTACCAACATCACTTTTGTTTATTTCACCACAATACTTACTCCTCTCCATTTCTTTCCTCCAATTGCTTGATTCTTTCCTTTATATCCATAAAGGAAATCTCCTCCTGAACCTTCTTTGATAAGTCTCTTAAAATTACATTTCCCCTCTTCTTTTCCTCTCCTCCCACTATTATTAGATAAGATGCACCTCTCTTTACTGCATCAGTAATACCAGACTTTAGTTTTTTAGATTTATATGGAATGAGTACACTGTTTCCTTCTTCTCCCAAATCCATGTATAACTTGAACGCATCTATATAATCTGCCTCTGAAATGGGAAGTATATAAATTGTTTTTCTTTTTCTGTAAGGCAAATTTCCAGTTTTCTCAAGAAGAATCATCAATCTCTCTATTCCTATGGCAAATCCAACACCTGGCGTTTTCTTACCTCCCATACTCTCAGAAAGATCATCGTATCTACCGCCACCAAGAACAGCATTCTGAGCTCCCAAATCACCCGATTGAACCTCAAATACAGTTCTTGTATAATAGTCAAGTCCTCTTACAAGTCTATTGTCAATTTCATACCTGACACCAAGAATATCAAGGAGTTCAAGAACTTTCTTGAAATGTCCTTTACACTCATCACATAGGAAATCTATGATTCTTGGAGCTTCCTCTGTTTCTCTTTTACATGATTCCTTCTTACAATCAAGTATTCTTAAAGGATTAGAATAGAACCTTCTCTTACAATCATCGCATAGCTTCTCATATCTTGGCTTTAGATACTCTCTCAGCGCCTCTCTATACTTCGGTCTGCACCTTTTACATCCAATACTGTTTATCTTCACACTTAGATCTTTAAGTCCAAGTTTCCTTAGTATGATAAGAGCCAAATCTATAACCTCCACATCAAGGTATGGACTCTCATCACCCAATGCCTCAATTCCAAAATGGAAGAACTGCCTCTGTCTCCCCTTTTGAGGTCTCTCATATCTAAACATTGGTCCAAAGTAGTATAACTTCACAGGTTGTGGGAGAGACTTCATACCATGTTCAATATACGCTCTCATCACAGATGCTGTTCCTTCAGGTCTTAAGGAAAGGTCTCTTCCTCCTTTATCCTTGAATGTGTACATCTCCTTCTCTACAATATCAGTATTCTCACCAACACTTCTCTCAAAAATTTCCCTATGTTCAAAGATCGGAGTGATAATTTCTCTATAACCAAAACTCTCAACAATTTTTCTTATGGATGAAATTACAATGTATAGCGATTCTGTTTTATCTGGAAGAATATCAGGACATCCCTTTGGACCTTTGATCATCTCTTAACCACCTTTAAAAATCTTCTCTTTCCAACTTTTATAATCATACCATTCTTTACATCTATTATGATCTCTTCAGGTTTTACCTTTTTCCCATCAATAGATACACCTCCCTGTAAAATTAATCTTCTTGCCTCACTTTTTGAAGATACAAGATTCTGATCCTTTAAAAACTCTACGAGATTGATCTTATCCTCTACAATTTCAACAATAGGAATATCTTCTGGTATCTCCCTTTTACTGAAAATTTTTATAAAATTATCTCTTGCCCTTTTGGCATCCTCTTTTGAATGAAATCTTGAAACAATCTCTTCAGCTAAAAGAAGTTTAAAATCTCTGGGGTTTTCTCCTTTGTCCATCCTCTCTTTAAATTCCTCAATCTCGTCTGGATCTCTATCTGTGAGAAGCTCAAAATACTCAATTATAAGGTGGTCTGGAATACTCATAATTTTTCCAAACATATCTTTGGGAGGTTCATCTATTCCAATATAATTTCCAAGACTCTTTCCCATCCTCTTTTCTCCGTCAATTCCTCTAAGTATTGGCATAAGAATTGCAACCTGGGGTTCCTGACCCATATCTCTTTGGAGATCTCTGCCAAACAAGAGGTTAAATTTCTGGTCACTTCCTCCTAACTCAACATCTGCCTTTATCACTACTGAATCGTATGCCTGCATGACAGGATATAGAAACTCGTGTAGATATATGGGAACTCCCTTTTTATACCTGTTAAAGAAATCGTCCCTTTCAAGTATCCTTGCTATTGTAAAATGTGAGGCAAGTTCTACAATCTCTTTCATCTTTAAGGGAAGAAGCCACTCACCATTGTATCGTATCTCTGTCTTTTCTCTATCCAGAATCTTAAATGCCTGCTTACTATAGTATCTGGCATTCTTTTCAATCTGCTCTGGAGTAAGGCCACTCCTTGCTTTATCTCTACCAGATGGATCTCCTATCATTGCAGTTCCACTCCCTATAATAAGCACTACATGATGTCCAAGTCTCTGAAAATCCCGAAGCTTATTTAAAACTACAGTGTGTCCGAGATGTATGTCTGGAGCTGTGGGATCAACACCAAGTTTTACAATAAGAGGTTTGCCTCTCTTTAACTTCTCTACAAGTTCCTCCTCATTGATTATCTCTAAGGTTCCCTTTTTAATTATCTTTAACTGTTCTTTTATATCAATCATAGCACTCTCCTTGGAAAGGAATTTACAAATATTTTACTATATATACTTCAAGAGTAAAGGTTTCTTATAAAAATACATTTTGCTAAAATTTTTCAGATAAAATACATAAATTTATGTTATAATATATAATAAGGAGATCGGAGAGTGCGAGAACCTTTGAGATTTTTAAAAGGAGGTAAGCTAAAATGACCGCACTTTTAGCAATTATTGGTGGGGCTATTTACATCATAGGCTACATGGTCTATGGTAAGGGTCTTGAGAGAGAGGTAGTTAAAGCAGATCCAAACAGACCAACGCCTGCTGTGAGATTGAGGGATAATGTAGAT contains:
- the aspS gene encoding aspartate--tRNA ligase, coding for MERSKYCGEINKSDVGKKLTLFGWVKTIRDLGGLTFIELRDRSGFVQIVFDPEKDKTLHKRVKEIGLEWVLKVVGTVRERPKENINDKIPTGEVEVIAEEMEVLNRSDPLPFEIDSKSEINELLRLKYRYLDIRREFMKRNIYIRSKVTNIVRNFLINEGFWEVETPILTKSTPEGARDFLVPSRIYPGKFYALPQSPQLFKQILMISGIDRYFQIAKCFRDEDLRADRQPEFTQIDIEMSFVSEDDIMDVVERMIKKVFEETLNISISIPLRRISYSEAMEKYGSDKPDLRFSLPIIDFTDIFLDSDFKLFKNAIKEGGRVKGFVIKDKILSRKELKEIEERVKDIGLSGVIAYSISDKVSSILSKFISDKQRNRFKNYASEGDTILLFAGKGDEFLELLGKVRLYLGNLFNLIEKEKFELLWVTNFPLFEWNEEEKRWDSKHHPFTSPSPETVELLDKDPGKVYSRAYD
- a CDS encoding histidine--tRNA ligase, whose protein sequence is MIKGPKGCPDILPDKTESLYIVISSIRKIVESFGYREIITPIFEHREIFERSVGENTDIVEKEMYTFKDKGGRDLSLRPEGTASVMRAYIEHGMKSLPQPVKLYYFGPMFRYERPQKGRQRQFFHFGIEALGDESPYLDVEVIDLALIILRKLGLKDLSVKINSIGCKRCRPKYREALREYLKPRYEKLCDDCKRRFYSNPLRILDCKKESCKRETEEAPRIIDFLCDECKGHFKKVLELLDILGVRYEIDNRLVRGLDYYTRTVFEVQSGDLGAQNAVLGGGRYDDLSESMGGKKTPGVGFAIGIERLMILLEKTGNLPYRKRKTIYILPISEADYIDAFKLYMDLGEEGNSVLIPYKSKKLKSGITDAVKRGASYLIIVGGEEKKRGNVILRDLSKKVQEEISFMDIKERIKQLEERNGEE
- a CDS encoding tyrosine--tRNA ligase, producing the protein MDIKEQLKIIKKGTLEIINEEELVEKLKRGKPLIVKLGVDPTAPDIHLGHTVVLNKLRDFQRLGHHVVLIIGSGTAMIGDPSGRDKARSGLTPEQIEKNARYYSKQAFKILDREKTEIRYNGEWLLPLKMKEIVELASHFTIARILERDDFFNRYKKGVPIYLHEFLYPVMQAYDSVVIKADVELGGSDQKFNLLFGRDLQRDMGQEPQVAILMPILRGIDGEKRMGKSLGNYIGIDEPPKDMFGKIMSIPDHLIIEYFELLTDRDPDEIEEFKERMDKGENPRDFKLLLAEEIVSRFHSKEDAKRARDNFIKIFSKREIPEDIPIVEIVEDKINLVEFLKDQNLVSSKSEARRLILQGGVSIDGKKVKPEEIIIDVKNGMIIKVGKRRFLKVVKR